One part of the Raphanus sativus cultivar WK10039 chromosome 7, ASM80110v3, whole genome shotgun sequence genome encodes these proteins:
- the LOC108854182 gene encoding histone-lysine N-methyltransferase ATXR3 yields the protein MSDGGVACMPLLNIMETTLCGGNSDTKIAENGHTSISANNDKLPPAKKKKKIVKKVIRKVIKRKPKQPQKQTEEQPKLPQEKNSEPPLHNGQLQNGGDSGFKDEVEEGELGTMTSHGVLENGEISPVKSLQRSEFVKGEISGESWKKEAELHYDKGYAETRDLSSDKYSKEEERDFRSWRDPSDEIEKGEFIPDRWHKMDAVKDDHCYNRSSRRNESDREKTWRYEYDYEHERTPSGGRFLNEDFYRRREFRNGNDRATRISSKIVIEDNLHKNEYNDPSSLGKEYSSTVNKLKRHGAEPDSFERKHSYDDFGDYGSSKYRKISDDYSRSLHSDHYSRHSVERLYKDSYSSKTSSLEKYSRKHQDSSFPARAFSDRHGHSPARSELFPHDRSRYHEHRDRSPLHRERSPYTRERSPYIFEKSSHAGKRSPHDRSQHHDYRRSPSYSEWSSDRRDGTSNYREDPQSDRNRRNGHREISRKSGVRERRDSQAATELEHKYRHRDSNGKESASSSKELQGQNILYNNDSVVEKSSICDSSKIPSPCAKGNEPVQVSEAPTEELPSMEVDMDICDTPPHEPAKGKESVAADSSMGKWFYLDYYGMENGPSKLSELKDLVEQGILFSDHMIKHADNNRWVTIENATSPMVNINFPSVVSDAVTRFVNPPEAPGNLLEDIVDSAEAVPMDQEAGYSLPESVSIPDTKELLVEHHEDFQFDKRIASLMEGCTITPGRELETLGEAMQIKVELEETRRFVSPEDITWCYYLVVDQLLGDESLGRSEPNTGDIEELKSEIVDGSESNEISSWFSGRWSCKGGDWIRRDEASQDIYYKKKLVLNDGFPLCLMQKSGYEDPRRHHKNDLYYPRSSSKLELPLWAFSGVDERNQARGVKASVLSVVRLNSLVVNDQVPSVPDPQVKVRGREKCSSRHSRSSPASSDSKWESVETISQSTSCGSQDLQGGWRTGASVNTPTDRLYTVDDLQLHLGDWFYIDGAGQEQGPLPFSGLQILVDKGIIKNHSSVFRESDKIWVPVTSITKTLETSAKLQGKKTALPSNCQSLVVSESQDFKHSEMDTSLSSFHSIHPQFLGYFRGKLHQLVMKTFKSREFSAAINDVVDSWINGRHPKKETDKYMYHSSEFDSSYSKRARLMAGESGDHSEVDDVSHKDEVAFEDLCGDATFHVEGSGSSRTVGIYWDLLDGHALARVFHLLRYDVKSLAFASMTCRHWKATVDSYKDISRQVDLSSLGPNCTDSRLWSIMNTYNTQKIDTVILVGCTNVTSSMLEEVLRLFPHISSVNITGCSQFGDLTSNYKKVSWLKFQHPRSGELSSRLRSLKQTTDVSKSKGIGGDTDDFGNLKDYFDRVEKRDSANQLFRKSLYKRSKLYDARKSSAILSRDARIRRWAVKKSEHGYKRVEEFLASSLRGIMKQNTFDFFTSKVAQIEEKMKNGYYVSHGLKSVKEDISRMCREAIKGRNRGGSKDMNRIIVPFIQLATRLEEVSMVTSSYRRDELMKSWQDGSGFSSASKYNKKLSKSVTEKKYMSRTSDTFGVNGASDYGEYASDREIKRRLSKLNRKSFGSGSETSSELSENDSYSPASASESETDIRSEVRSQDSRVEKYFTADESFDSVIEEREWGARMTKAGLVPPVTRKYEVIEEYTIVADEEEVQRKMRVSLPEDYAEKLNAQKNGTEELDMELPEVKKYKPRKLLGNEVLEQEVYGIDPYTHNLLLDSMPKLDWSLQDKHSFIEDVVLRTLNRQARLFTGSGNTPMVFPLRPVIEELKENAREECDIQTMRMCQGILKAIESRSDDNYVSYRKGLGVVCNKQSGFVVEDFVVEFLGEVYPVWKWFEKQDGIRSLQENKTDPAPEFYNIYLERPKGDADGYDLVVVDAMHKANYASRICHSCRPNCEAKVTAVDGHYQIGIYSVRPIEYGEEITFDYNSVTESKEEYEASVCLCGSQVCRGSYLNLTGEGAFQKVLKEWHGLLDRHKLMLEACMLNSVSEEDYLELGRAGLGSCLLGGLPDWVIAYTARLVRFINFERTKLPEEILKHNMEEKRKYFSDVHLDVEKSDAEVQAEGVYNQRLQNLAVTLDKVRYVMRRVFGDDPKKAPPPLQRLTPEETVSLLWNGDGSLVEEMLQCLSPHVEEGIVDELRYKIRAHDPSGSADVLEELQRSLLWLRDEIRDLPCTYKCRNDAAADLIHIYAYTKCFFKVWEYKSFVSSPVHISPLDLGTKYAEKLGDSIKEYRKTYGENYCLGQLIYWYEQTNTDPDVTLVKATRGCLSLPDVASFYAKAQKPSKHRVYGPKTVKTMVSQMLKQPQKPWAKDKIWMFKSNPGVFGSPMFDAVLNDSSLDRELLQWLRSRRHVFQATWDS from the exons ATGAGCGATGGGGGTGTAGCATGCATGCCTCTACTCAATATCATGGAGACGACGCTTTGTGGAGGCAACAGTGATACCAAGATTGCTGAGAATGGTCACACATCAATCTCAGCTAATAATGATAAGCTTCCGCCAgctaaaaagaagaagaaaattgttAAGAAAGTAATTCGTAAAGTTATCAAGAGAAAGCCTAAGCAGCCTCAGAAACAAACAGAGGAGCAGCCGAAACTCCCACAGGAGAAGAATAGTGAACCACCTCTGCATAATGGTCAACTCCAAAACGGTGGAGATTCTGGGTTTAAAGATGAAGTCGAAGAAGGTGAGTTAGGTACAATGACTTCTCATGGGGTTTTGGAGAATGGTGAAATTTCGCCCGTCAAGTCATTGCAGAGGAGTGAGTTTGTAAAGGGCGAGATTTCTGGGGAGAGTTGGAAGAAAGAGGCTGAGTTGCATTATGATAAAGGGTACGCAGAGACAAGGGATTTATCCTCAGATAAGTACagcaaagaagaagagagagacttCAGGTCATGGAGAGATCCCAGTGATGAAATTGAGAAAGGGGAGTTCATCCCAGACAGATGGCATAAGATGGATGCAGTAAAGGATGATCATTGTTACAACCGGTCGTCTCGTAGGAATGAATCAGACAGAGAGAAAACGTGGAGATACGAGTATGATTATGAACATGAACGTACCCCGTCTGGTGGAAGGTTTTTGAATGAGGATTTCTATCGCCGGAGAGAATTCAGAAACGGGAATGACAGGGCTACGAGGATCAGTTCCAAAATTGTAATAGAGGATAATTTACATAAGAACGAATACAACGATCCCAGTAGTCTTGGGAAAGAGTATTCTTCTACTGTGAACAAGTTGAAGCGACATGGAGCTGAACCGGATAGCTTTGAGCGCAAACACTCTTATGATGATTTTGGGGATTATGGGAGCTCCAAATATAGAAAAATTTCTGATGACTATTCCCGATCTCTTCACTCAGACCACTATTCACGTCACTCTGTTGAGAGACTCTACAAAGATTCATATTCATCAAAAACTTCATCTCTGGAAAAGTATTCTAGAAAGCACCAAGACTCATCTTTCCCTGCAAGGGCTTTTTCAGACAGACATGGGCACAGTCCTGCACGATCTGAACTTTTTCCACATGACCGGTCTAGGTACCATGAACACAGGGATAGAAGTCCACTCCATCGGGAGAGGTCGCCATATACCCGGGAGAGGTCGCCATACATCTTTGAGAAGTCTTCACATGCTGGTAAAAGGTCTCCCCATGATCGCAGCCAGCACCATGATTATAGAAGAAGTCCAAGTTACTCTGAGTGGTCCAGTGATCGTAGGGATGGTACTTCTAACTATAGGGAAGATCCCCAGAGCGATCGTAACAGACGTAATGGCCATAGGGAAATAAGCAGGAAAAGTGGAGTTAGGGAGAGGAGGGATTCTCAGGCTGCCACGGAGCTTGAGCATAAGTACAGACACAGGGATTCTAATGGGAAAGAGTCGGCTTCATCAAGCAAAGAATTGCAAGGTCAAAACATTTTATACAACAATGATTCGGTGGTTGAAAAAAGTTCTATTTGTGATTCATCCAAGATTCCAAGTCCGTGTGCAAAGGGAAACGAGCCTGTACAAGTTTCTGAAGCTCCTACTGAAGAGTTGCCATCAATGGAGGTAGATATGGACATTTGTGATACACCACCTCACGAGCCTGCAAAGGGAAAAGAGTCTGTGGCGGCTGATTCTTCTATGGGGAAGTGGTTTTATCTTGATTACTATGGCATGGAAAATGGGCCTTCAAAGCTGTCCGAGCTTAAAGATCTTGTGGAGCAAGGCATTCTTTTCTCTGACCATATGATTAAACATGCAGACAACAACAGGTGGGTCACTATTGAAAATGCAACATCTCCTATGGTCAACATAAATTTTCCATCGGTCGTGTCAGATGCAGTGACAAGGTTCGTCAATCCTCCTGAAGCGCCTGGTAATTTATTAGAAGACATTGTAGATTCTGCCGAAGCAGTTCCTATGGACCAAGAAGCTGGATATTCATTGCCTGAATCAGTGTCTATACCAGATACTAAGGAACTTTTAGTAGAACATCATGAAGATTTTCAGTTTGATAAAAGGATCGCTAGTCTCATGGAGGGTTGTACTATCACCCCCGGAAGGGAACTTGAAACACTTGGAG AAGCCATGCAGATTAAAGTTGAGCTTGAAGAGACTAGAAGATTTGTGAGTCCTGAAG ATATCACCTGGTGCTACTATCTAGTGGTAGATCAGTTGTTAGGGGATGAGTCGCTGGGGCGTTCAGAGCCCAACACAGGGGATATCGAAGAGTTGAAGTCAGAAATTGTTGATGGTTCTGAGAGCAACGAGATAAGCAGCTGGTTTTCAGGTCGTTGGTCTTGCAAGGGAGGGGACTGGATAAGACGCGATGAAGCTTCCCAagatatatattacaaaaagaaATTGGTTCTGAATGATGGTTTCCCACTATGCCTGATGCAGAAGTCTGGTTATGAGGATCCTCGAAGGCATCACAAAAATGATTTGTATTATCCTCGAAGCAGCTCTAAGCTGGAACTTCCCCTGTGGGCTTTTTCTGGTGTAGATGAGAGAAACCAGGCGAGGGGAGTCAAGGCTAGTGTGCTTTCTGTAGTTAGGCTTAACTCATTGGTCGTAAATGATCAAGTTCCATCGGTTCCTGATCCCCAAGTAAAAGTTCGTGGTAGGGAAAAGTGCTCCTCAAGGCATTCTCGTTCATCCCCTGCATCTAGTGATTCTAAGTGGGAATCAGTCGAAACTATTTCTCAATCAACATCTTGCGGTAGTCAAGATTTGCAGGGGGGTTGGAGAACCGGCGCATCTGTTAATACCCCTACAGATCGTCTGTATACAGTCGATGATTTGCAATTGCATTTGGGTGATTGGTTCTATATAGATGGTGCTGGTCAAGAACAAGGACCTCTGCCATTTTCAGGGCTCCAGATATTGGTTGATAAAGGTATAATAAAGAACCATAGTAGTGTCTTCAGGGAATCTGATAAAATTTGGGTACCTGTTACTTCTATCACAAAAACTCTTGAAACCAGTGCCAAGCTCCAGGGAAAAAAAACAGCTCTGCCTTCAAATTGTCAAAGCCTTGTTGTCTCAGAGTCGCAGGATTTCAAGCATTCTGAAATGGACACAAGTCTAAGCTCATTCCATAGTATTCACCCTCAGTTCCTTGGTTATTTCCGTGGGAAACTCCATCAATTGGTTATGAAAACATTCAAGAGTCGGGAATTTTCTGCTGCCATAAACGATGTTGTAGACTCTTGGATCAATGGAAGACATCCAAAGAAAGAGACTGACAAGTACATGTACCACTCTTCAG AGTTTGATTCCTCCTATTCAAAAAGAGCTCGATTGATGGCTGGTGAAAGTGGGGACCATTCTGAAGTGGATGATGTGTCTCATAAGGATGAGGTTGCATTTGAGGATTTATGTGGGGACGCTACCTTCCATGTAGAAGGAAGTGGATCTTCTCGCACCGTGGGGATTTACTGGGATCTGTTAGATGGTCATGCGTTAGCACGGGTGTTTCATTTGTTGAGATATGATGTAAAATCACTTGCATTTGCATCCATGACTTGTAGACATTGGAAAGCCACAGTTGATTCATACAAGGATATTTCAAGACAAGTTGACTTATCTTCTTTGGGTCCCAACTGCACAGATTCTAGGCTCTGGAGTATCATG AATACTTACAACACGCAGAAGATAGACACTGTCATTCTGGTTGGTTGCACAAACGTGACTTCCAGCATGCTTGAGGAAGTTCTTCGTTTATTTCCCCATATATCTTCTGTAAACATCACAGGCTGCTCCCAGTTTGGAGATTTGACATCGAACTATAAAAAAGTAAGCTGGCTCAAATTCCAGCATCCTCGATCAGGTGAGTTGAGTTCCAGGTTAAGGAGTTTGAAACAGACTACAGATGTTTCCAAGTCTAAGGGCATAGGAGGTGATACAGATGATTTTGGTAACCTTAAAGATTACTTCGATCGAGTGGAAAAGCGAGACTCAGCCAATCAGTTATTCCGTAAAAGCTTATATAAACGCTCAAAATTGTATGATGCAAGGAAATCATCGGCAATTCTATCCAGGGATGCTCGTATCAGGCGATGGGCGGTTAAAAAGTCAGAACATGGGTATAAGCGAGTGGAGGAATTCCTTGCTTCAAGCCTTAGGGGCATCATGAAGCAGAATACTTTTGACTTCTTTACTTCAAAG GTTGCTCaaatagaggaaaaaatgaaaaacggTTACTACGTTAGTCATGGTTTGAAATCTGTCAAGGAGGATATCAGTCGGATGTGCAGGGAAGCAATTAA AGGGAGGAATCGGGGAGGCTCCAAAGACATGAACCGAATCATCGTACCATTTATTCAACTTGCCACACGTTTAGAAGAGGTCTCTATGGTTACCTCTTCATACAGAAGAGATGAACTAATGAAGTCATGGCAAGATGGCTCAGGGTTCTCATCTGCCTCGAAGTACAACAAGAAGTTGAGTAAATCAGTAACTGAAAAGAAGTACATGAGCAGGACTAGTGACACGTTTGGTGTAAATGGTGCGTCGGACTACGGAGAATATGCATCTGACCGAGAAATCAAAAGGCGTTTGTCTAAACTGAATCGTAAATCATTTGGTTCCGGAAGTGAAACATCTTCTGAGCTCTCTGAGAATGACAGTTATAgcccagcttcagcttcagaaagTGAAACCGACATCCGTTCAGAAGTTCGATCACAGGACTCACGTGTCGAAAAATACTTCACAGCAGATGAGTCCTTTGATTCTGTGATCGAAGAACGAGAATGGGGTGCACGTATGACCAAAGCTGGTCTTGTGCCACCAGTCACTAGGAAATATGAAGTGATTGAAGAGTACACAATTGTAGCCGACGAGGAGGAGGTACAACGAAAGATGCGGGTTTCTCTGCCAGAAGACTATGCTGAGAAGCTTAATGCACAAAAAAATGGCACTGAAGAGTTAGATATGGAACTTCCCGAAGTCAAGAAGTATAAACCAAGAAAGCTTCTTGGCAACGAGGTTTTAGAGCAAGAGGTTTATGGAATCGATCCTTACACTCATAACCTCTTACTTGATTCAATGCCAAAATTGGACTGGTCACTGCAGGATAAACATTCGTTTATAGAAGATGTAGTCTTACGTACCCTGAACAGGCAAGCTAGGTTATTCACTGGATCTGGTAACACCCCCATGGTATTCCCTTTAAGGCCTGTGATTGAAGAGCTCAAAGAGAATGCTCGTGAAGAGTGTGATATACAAACAATGAGGATGTGTCAAGGCATCTTAAAGGCTATAGAAAGTCGTTCTGATGATAATTATGTGTCTTATCGGAAG GGCCTCGGTGTGGTGTGCAACAAACAAAGTGGTTTTGTAGTAGAAGATTTTGTTGTTGAATTTCTTGGAGAG GTTTATCCTGTTTGGAAGTGGTTTGAGAAGCAAGATGGGATTCGTTCCTTACAGGAAAACAAAACTGATCCTGCACCAGAGTTTTACAATATATATCTTGAGAGACCAAAG GGTGATGCTGATGGATATGATTTAGTTGTTGTTGATGCCATGCACAAGGCTAATTATGCTAGTCGAATTTGTCACTCTTGCCGACCGAACTGTGAAGCTAA GGTTACTGCGGTGGATGGACACTACCAGATTGGCATCTATTCAGTACGTCCTATTGAGTATGGCGAAGAGATAACTTTTGATTATAACTCAGTAACTGAG AGTAAGGAAGAATATGAAGCGTCTGTTTGCTTATGTGGTAGCCAAGTATGCCGAGGCAGCTACTTGAATCTCACTGGTGAAGGTGCATTTCAGAAG GTATTAAAGGAATGGCATGGTCTGCTGGATCGACACAAACTGATGCTAGAAGCTTGTATGCTAAATTCAGTTTCAGAAGAAGATTATCTTGAGTTGGGAAGAGCTGGACTGGGAAGTTGTTTGCTTGGTGGTCTGCCAGATTGGGTGATTGCGTATACTGCTCGTCTG GTGCGATTCATCAATTTCGAGAGAACTAAGCTTCCAGAGGAAATTCTTAAGCATAATAtggaagaaaagagaaaatatttctCAGACGTGCACCTTGATGTTGAGAAAAGTGATGCTGAGGTTCAG GCTGAGGGTGTCTACAATCAGAGGCTACAGAATTTGGCTGTCACACTTGACAAG GTAAGATATGTTATGAGACGTGTGTTTGGGGATGATCCAAAGAAGGCTCCTCCTCCGCTGCAGAGGCTTACTCCTGAAGAAACAGTCTCTCTTTTATGGAACGGGGATGGCTCCTTAGTTGAGGAGATGCTTCAGTGCCTATCACCTCACGTGGAGGAAGGCATTGTTGATGAACTTAGATACAAAATTCGTGCCCATGATCCATCCGGATCTGCAGATGTCCTTGAGGAGCTTCAGAGATCATTACTTTG GTTGAGAGATGAGATCCGAGATCTACCTTGTACGTACAAGTGTCGGAATGATGCTGCAGCTGatttaatacacatatatgccTATACGAAGTGCTTTTTCAAAGTTTGG GAATATAAGTCCTTTGTCTCTTCTCCTGTACACATTAGCCCTTTAGATTTGGGGACCAAGTATGCGGAGAAATTAGGTGACAGCATAAAGGAGTACAGGAAAACTTATGGGGAGAACTATTGTCTTGGGCAGCTAATTTACTGGTATGAACAGACAAATACTGATCCAGATGTTACATTGGTGAAAGCGACCAGAGGGTGCTTGTCTTTACCCGACGTTGCTTCCTTCTACGCAAAGGCCCAGAAACCATCAAAGCATCGTGTTTATGGCCCAAAAACGGTGAAAACCATGGTTTCACAGATG TTAAAGCAACCTCAAAAACCGTGGGCCAAGGATAAAATATGGATGTTCAAAAGCAACCCGGGAGTATTTGGAAGCCCGATGTTCGATGCTGTCCTCAACGACTCGTCACTAGATAGAGAACTGTTGCAGTGGCTAAGAAGCAGACGGCATGTCTTTCAAGCGACATGGGATAGTTAG
- the LOC108852945 gene encoding formin-like protein 3, translating to MGRLTKAFLTISLLLLVCVSVEIIARDGANGLRSSISEEAHGGDVAEQTWIHCRKGVKDKNKECIVYISREAAAAAANGYVKLSVLTGRNIGSRGKTGYRHWFGPLLDSTTSYPRRKLISKKKKFTVSAPNFVLGPAPGPAPTSPSYDRTPSTSSSHSPVESPDESNSAPVKRKPSVVAPSQSPPPQAKKYDILIELIIAVASTAVLTFVLVALLFLCCFRRNRGPRDGPRDEGQFLHLAALSPGSNETSPAVANPSRRFFSAVSKKKSFLSRMSLKRSGHDQFPTAPASTSSGNHPPLKLPPGRSAAPPPPADPAPPPPQPPPPPPPKSKPPPPPPKRVRPPPAPPKGTAPKRQGHSLSGDASDVDSETGAPKTKLKPFFWDKMANPDQKMVWHEISAGSFQFNEEAMESLFGYNDGNKNKNGQRGESSKDSAVQYIQIIDPRKAQNLSILLRALNVTTEEVVDAIKEGNELPVELLQTLLKMAPTTEEELKLRLYSGDVNLLGPAERFLKILVDIPFAFKRIESLLFMISLQEEVSGIKESLSTLEVACKKLRNSRLFLKLLEAVLKTGNRMNVGTFRGDAQAFKLDTLLKLSDVKGTDGKTTLLNFVVLEIIRSEGVRALRLQSKSFSSVKTEDNNSTDSSPQSVERYRSTGLQVVSGLTTELEDVKRAAIIDADELAATLTNLSGSLTSAREFLKSMEEESDFEKALAGFIERADGDIKWLKEEEKRIMALVKSSADYFHGKSAKNEGLRLFAIVRDFLVMLEKVCSQVKETTTTTKTRNHSGKKETEVLQPSTDNIQQRLFPAIAERRDDSSDDSDDE from the exons ATGGGGAGATTGACAAAAGCTTTTCTGACcatctctctccttcttcttgtttgTGTCTCCGTTGAGATTATCGCTCGTGACGGTGCCAATGGCTTACGATCCTCTATTTCCGAGGAGGCTCACGGTGGCGATGTG GCAGAGCAAACATGGATACATTGTCGAAAAGGAGTTAAAGATAAGAACAAAGAGTGTATTGTCTACATCTCTCGTGAAGCAGCAGCAGCCGCAGCAAATGGGTACGTAAAACTATCCGTCTTAACCGGAAGAAACATTGGTTCGAGAGGAAAGACCGGTTATCGGCATTGGTTTGGACCTCTTCTTGATTCTACTACAAGCTATCCAAGAAGGAAGCTGATCAGTAAGAAAAAGAAGTTCACAGTATCTGCTCCAAACTTCGTGCTTGGTCCTGCACCAGGTCCTGCTCCAACCTCTCCAAGTTACGACCGTACACCATCAACCTCTTCTTCTCATTCGCCGGTTGAGTCACCCGATGAATCAAACTCTGCTCCGGTTAAGAGAAAACCGAGCGTTGTTGCTCCTAGTCAAAGTCCTCCTCCACAGGCGAagaaatatgatattttgatagAGCTTATCATCGCTGTTGCTTCAACCGCTGTATTAACCTTCGTTCTAGTTGCACTGCTGTTCTTGTGTTGCTTTAGACGCAACCGCGGTCCTAGAGATGGACCAAGAGATGAAGGACAGTTTCTACATTTAGCTGCTTTATCACCTG GATCAAATGAGACATCTCCGGCCGTTGCAAACCCGAGCAGGAGATTTTTCAGTGCTGTTTCCAAAAAGAAATCGTTTCTTTCAAGAATGTCTCTAAAGAGAAGTGGCCATGATCAGTTTCCAACAGCTCCAGCGTCAACATCCTCTGGAAATCATCCTCCATTAAAGCTTCCCCCGGGAAGATCAgcagctcctcctcctcctgcagATCCAGCTCCACCACCTCCACAGCCGCCGCCACCTCCTCCTCCTAAATCAAagcctcctcctccaccacctaaaCGTGTTCGTCCTCCACCTGCACCACCTAAAGGGACTGCTCCAAAGCGCCAAGGTCACAGTTTATCTGGAGATGCTTCTGATGTTGATTCTGAGACTGGTGCTCCAAAGACAAAACTTAAACCGTTTTTCTGGGATAAAATGGCTAACCCTGATCAGAAAATGGTCTGGCATGAGATCAGCGCCGGCTCATTCCA GTTCAACGAAGAGGCGATGGAGTCACTGTTTGGTTACAATGATGGGAACAAAAACAAGAATGGTCAAAGAGGAGAATCATCTAAAGACTCTGCTGTCCAGTATATACAGATAATTGATCCAAGAAAAGCTCAAAACTTATCTATTCTTCTCCGAGCTTTGAATGTAACAACAGAGGAAGTCGTCGATGCCATCAAAGAAGGTAATGAGCTCCCGGTGGAGCTCCTCCAAACATTGCTGAAGATGGCTCCAACTACTGAAGAAGAACTCAAACTTAGACTATACTCAGGAGATGTTAACCTACTTGGCCCTGCAGAGCGATTCTTGAAGATTCTTGTTGATATACCTTTTGCATTCAAACGTATAGAGTCGCTTCTATTCATGATCTCACTTCAAGAAGAAGTCTCTGGCATCAAAGAATCGCTCTCAACTCTAGAG GTGGCTTGCAAGAAACTGAGGAACAGCAGACTGTTCCTGAAACTACTAGAAGCAGTTCTCAAGACAGGAAATCGAATGAATGTGGGAACATTCCGCGGTGACGCACAAGCTTTTAAACTAGACACGCTCTTGAAACTCTCAGACGTCAAAGGAACAGATGGCAAAACCACACTTTTAAACTTTGTTGTCCTTGAGATCATTCGTTCCGAAGGAGTTCGGGCTCTCCGCCTCCAAAGCAAAAGCTTCTCGAGCGTAAAGACAGAGGACAACAACAGCACAGACTCAAGTCCACAATCGGTGGAGCGTTACCGAAGCACGGGACTCCAAGTGGTTTCGGGACTAACCACCGAGCTCGAAGATGTCAAGAGAGCAGCAATCATAGATGCTGACGAATTAGCTGCGACGCTGACGAATCTAAGCGGCTCGCTGACTAGTGCTAGGGAGTTTCTGAAGTCGATGGAGGAAGAGAGCGACTTCGAGAAAGCTTTAGCTGGGTTTATAGAGCGTGCGGATGGTGATATTAAATGGttgaaggaagaagaaaagaggatCATGGCGTTGGTTAAAAGCTCTGCCGATTATTTCCATGGCAAGTCAGCTAAGAACGAAGGGTTGCGTTTGTTTGCTATAGTGCGTGACTTCTTGGTCATGTTGGAGAAAGTTTGTAGTCAAGTTAAGGAAACTACCACAACTACCAAGACAAGGAATCATTCGGGCAAGAAAGAAACTGAAGTGTTGCAACCGTCGACGGATAACATTCAACAGCGTTTGTTTCCGGCGATAGCTGAACGGAGAGATGACAGTTCCGATGATTCAGACGATGAGtag